The following coding sequences lie in one Panicum virgatum strain AP13 chromosome 6N, P.virgatum_v5, whole genome shotgun sequence genomic window:
- the LOC120679566 gene encoding quinolone resistance protein NorA-like: MARDPDAAARRRWTLVLVNLASVLEKADEVLLPAVYREVGAALGASPTALGSLTLCRALVQAACYPLAAYASARHDRARVVAAGAFLWAAATFLVAVSGTFLQMAISRGLNGIGLALVLPAISSLVADYTDDHTRGAAFGWLQMTCNLGSILGGAFGVLLAPVTFLGVAGWRLAFHAVAGVSVALGALMWLFAADPRAKSKTAASAGEEARELLRDARRVLGVPTFQIIVAQGIAGSIPWSALNFSAMWLELVGFTHWETSVITGLYLFATALGALFGGIVGDPVARRFPNAGRIALAQISSASALPLGAILLLALPNDPSTGVAHAVVFFVMGFAISWNAPSTNNPIFAEIVPEKARTTVYALDKCFEAVFASFAPPIVGVLAERVFGYKPVSSDTCVDTDRENAAALAKAVYTEIAVPMAICCLTYTFLYCTYPRDRERARKELLVASADQLGEEGSDSAPSAVRPLGDEESSARSLNQRLISRGE, from the exons ATGGCGAGGGacccggacgcggcggcgcggcggcgctggactcTGGTGCTGGTGAACTTGGCGTCCGTGCTGGAGAAGGCGGACGAGGTGCTGCTCCCCGCCGTGTACCGGGAGGTGGGCGCCGCGCTGGGCGCCTCCCCGACGGCGCTCGGATCCCTCACGCTCTGCCGCGCGCTCGTCCAGGCCGCCTGCTACCCGCTCGCCGCGTACGCCTCCGCGCGCCACGACCGCGcccgcgtcgtcgccgccggggccTTCCTCtgggccgccgccaccttccTCGTCGCCGTCTCCGGCACCTTCCTCCAG ATGGCCATCTCGCGGGGGCTCAACGGCATCGGCCTGGCGCTGGTCCTCCCGGCGATCAGCTCCCTCGTCGCCGACTACACCGACGACCACacgcgcggcgccgccttcggctGGCTCCAGATGACCTGCAACCTGGGCTCCATCCTGGGCGGAGCCTTCGGCGTGCTGCTCGCGCCCGTCACCTTCCTCGGCGTCGCCGGGTGGCGGCTCGCCTTCCACGCCGTCGCGGGCGTCAGCGTCGCGCTGGGCGCGCTCATGTGGCTCttcgccgccgacccgcgcgCCAAGTCAAAGACCGCCGCTTCGGCGGGGGAAGAAGCCAGGGAGCTGCTCCGGGACGCCAGGCGCGTCCTCGGCGTGCCCACGTTCCAGATCATCGTGGCGCAGGGGATCGCGGGGTCCATCCCCTGGTCCGCGCTCAACTTCTCCGCCATGTGGCTGGAGCTCGTGGGGTTCACGCACTGGGAGACCAGCGTCATCACGGGGCTCTACCTCTTCGCCACGGCCCTCGGCGCGCTCTTCGGCGGCATCGTCGGGGACCCCGTCGCCAGGCGCTTTCCCAACGCCGGCAGGATCGCGCTAGCGCAGATCAGCTCCGCGTCGGCGCTCCCGCTCGGCGCCATCCTGCTGCTCGCGCTGCCCAACGACCCGTCCACCGGCGTCGCGCACGCCGTCGTCTTCTTCGTCATGGGCTTCGCCATCTCCTGGAACGCCCCCTCCACCAACAA CCCCATTTTCGCGGAGATTGTGCCGGAGAAGGCCAGGACGACGGTCTACGCACTGGACAAGTGCTTCGAAGCCGTGTTCGCGTCGTTTGCGCCTCCCATCGTTGGAGTCCTTGCAGAGCGCGTGTTCGGCTACAAGCCTGTCTCTTCCGACACGTGCGTGGACACGGACAGAGAGAATGCGGCCGCACTGGCCAAGGCGGTTTACACGGAGATCGCCGTGCCCATGGCCATCTGCTGCCTGACCTACACCTTCCTCTACTGCACGTACCCGCGAGACAGGGAGCGTGCTCGGAAGGAGCTTCTGGTGGCGTCAGCTGACCAGCTCGGTGAGGAAGGCAGTGACAGTGCGCCGAGTGCGGTTCGCCCACTGGGAGATGAAGAATCTTCTGCCAGATCCTTAAATCAGAGGCTAATTTCCAGAGGAGAGTAG
- the LOC120677483 gene encoding uncharacterized protein LOC120677483, translating into MEKSIAMCAQEEDRLKKQNGGSVNFVHNNKKRPFHAASSPKSKDKAPMPQKYQQQRQQQRPPAQDECFYCFDKGHRKADYPAYLKMIMAKNGIPFDKDYAKKRKTH; encoded by the exons atggaaaagTCAATTGCcatgtgtgcacaagaggaagatagactcaagaaacagaatggtgggtctgtcaattttgtgcataataacaagaaaaggccTTTCCATGCTGCTTCTTCCCCAAAGTCCAAAGACAAAGCACCTATGCCacagaagtatcagcaacagcgtCAGCAACAGCGCCCTCCAGCACAAGATGAGTGCTTCTACTGTTTTGACAAGGGGCATCGTAAAGCAGATTATCCCGCTTActtaaagatgataatggcaaagaatg ggattccgttcgacaaggactacgcaaagaagcgaaagacacattaa